A DNA window from Hydra vulgaris chromosome 13, alternate assembly HydraT2T_AEP contains the following coding sequences:
- the LOC136089831 gene encoding zinc finger MYM-type protein 1-like — MNKVKTNREGGAEKIRDKRIAELKAAGSHPKQKKLQCICVYIQMHLKRIMHSRCTSTSTVHNSNNLNINEKSLELVIESDETKNPTFSSVEDTIIRSNININSIIDDETGIMIAVLEKLENYGYTIQVGLKFPTNPKNLIVVQKLEFVNTIHPCQPKFLDNIAWSLYRIYNRTDLKGNLIPRKWLTVKCKGNNNVEAVYCTICMVFSSSASNFCCGCTNFKNIYATMESHENSQVHGLAIEAYILASNNYNIENSVNINMMNLKKKQALERIHVLEQVFEIVKLLGKQNLPYRGSELIKFTAKRDSISNDYLTFAIESSKKRKENISNNSKGRGSLVDITQNIGSTDQAAVCIRYVFKSEVKERLFAVLEVKNSSGKGMYELLKKCFDDHSINFKNIVGESFDGAANMRGDFNGLHAYIKKENENSIYIWCYAHILNLCICDTCDNKDAIKLFGLLNRLSTFFSDSYKRMNVWKEQQEQLGTGQNKFRKLQKIGETRWCSREKALKWVFSGADCLYPVVLSALNFVTTSSKFDPKSSSEASSLIENLCNFKTICTAHVFFKIFITVGSTSTYLQTKNLDLLAAWEMVKTTIKEIDKINFDDVMSESEKFCSDMNTKLTKVKLPEDIIVESEFKQNRIRRTKRMFDEICSDESPINPKQKFKVEVFLCIIDQLKTSLSERFINNTSLIVDMQYLLPKHFKDLKSDDLPESALQKLSTLASVGHPLLIAELKHFASIYNSVKQPLNKSNRIIYDSIDDNSHEEDDGINDNLYKLPTDIRTGCDKSMKENDNGHNRDSCLLCVHKLIYSLNMHSPLYANLFTAIEFVLTLSVSQVNCECVFSKLKIIKNRLRCSLGNEHLEAFLLMTVEKEILDEIEFEDILEIVKSSSPLMSKLLSK; from the exons atgaataaagttaaaactaatcGTGAAGGAGGAGCGGAAAAAATTAGAGATAAACGAATTGCCGAACTGAAAGCAGCAGGAAGTCAtccaaaacaaaagaaattacaatg tatttgtgttTATATTCAAATGCATTTGAAAA GAATTATGCACAGTAGATGTACTAGTACATCTACTGTGCATAATTCCAATAACTTAAACATCaatgaaaaaagtttggaattaGTAATAGAATCTGATGAAACGAAAAATCCTACATTTTCTAGT GTAGAAGATACTATTATACGTTCTAATATCAATATCAATAGTATTATAGATGATGAGACAGGTATTATGATAGCAGTATTGGAAAAACTG GAAAATTATGGTTATACTATACAAGTTGGTTTAAAATTTCCGAcaaatcctaaaaatttaatcGTGGTTCAAAAATTGGAGTTTGTTAATACAATTCACCCTTGTCAACCTaagtttttagataatataGCTTGGTCTCTTTACAGAATATATAATCGAACAGACCTAAAAGGTAATTTAATACCAAGAAAATGGTTGACTGTAAAATGTAAAGGCAATAATAATGTAGAAGCTGTTTATTGCACAATTTGCATGGTATTCAGTTCTTCAGCTAGTAATTTTTGTTGCGGAtgtacaaatttcaaaaatatatatgccACCATGGAATCACATGAAAATAGTCAAGTTCATGGTTTAGCTATAGAAGCATATATTTTAGCATCCAATAATTACAATATTGAAAAttctgtaaatataaatatgatgaatttaaaaaaaaaacaagcactTGAACGTATTCATGTTTTAGAGcaagtttttgaaattgttaagcTTTTGGGGAAACAAAATCTGCCTTATAGAGGTTCAG AACTCATAAAGTTTACAGCCAAGCGAGATTCAATTTCAAATGACTATTTGACATTTGCAATTGAAAGTAGTAAAAAGcgcaaagaaaatatttctaataattctaAAGGAAGAGGATCTTTA GTAGACATCACACAAAATATAGGGTCTACAGACCAAGCTGCTGTTTGTATACgatatgtttttaaatctgAAGTAAAGGAACGTCTCTTTGCTGTATTAGAagtaaaaaattcttctggaaAAGGCATgtatgaattattaaaaaaatgttttgatgacCATtcgattaattttaaaaacattgttggTGAGTCTTTTGATGGTGCTGCTAATATGCGAGGAGATTTCAATGGACTTCATGcgtacataaaaaaagaaaatgaaaacagTATTTACATATGGTGTTATGCacatattttgaatttatgcATTTGTGATACTTGTGATAATAAAGATGCTATTAAACTATTTGGATTATTGAATCGTCTATCAACATTCTTCTCAGACTCTTACAAAAGAATGAATGTTTGGAAAGAACAACAGGAACAACTAGGAACTGGTCagaataaatttagaaaacttcaaaaaattggTGAAACCCGATGGTGCTCACGAGAAAAAGCATTAAAATGGGTTTTCAGTGGTGCTGACTGTTTATATCCAGTTGTTCTTAGTGCTCTTAACTTTGTTACCACATCAAGTAAATTTGATCCAAAGTCTTCATCCGAGGCCTCGtctttaatagaaaatttatgcaattttaaaaccatatgtACAGctcatgtattttttaaaatatttattactgttGGTTCTACGTCAACttatttacaaactaaaaatttagacCTCCTTGCTGCATGGGAAATGGTCAAAACAACTATTAAAgaaatagataaaattaattttgatgatGTTATGTCAGAATCAGAAAAATTTTGTTCGGATATGAATACCAAgttaacaaaagttaaattaccTGAAGATATAATTGTCGAATCCGAGTTTAAGCAAAACAGAATAAGACGTACAAAGCGAATGTTTGACGAAATATGTAGCGATGAATCACCAATAAATcccaaacaaaaatttaaggtTGAAGTATTCCTGTGTATTATTGATCAACTAAAAACTAGCCTGTCAGagagatttataaataatacaagtttAATTGTTGACATGCAATATCTTTTACCAAAACATTTTAAGGATTTGAAGTCAGATGATCTTCCAGAGTCAGCGTTACAAAAATTGTCTACTTTGGCGTCAGTAGGCCATCCATTGTTAATTGctgaattaaaacattttgcaagTATTTACAATAGTGTTAAACAACCGCTGAACAAATCCAATCGTATAATATATGATAGCATTGATGACAATAGCCATGAAGAAGATGATGGGattaatgataatttatataaacttccCACTGATATCAGGacag gatgtGACAAGTCTATGAAAGAAAATGATAATGGACATAATCGTGATTCTTGTCTCTTGTGTGTTCACAAACTAATTTATTCGCTTAATATGCATTCTCCTTTATACGCTAATCTTTTTACTGCCATAGAATTTGTATTAACACTATCCGTGAGTCAAGTAAATTGCGAGTGTGTTTTtagtaaattgaaaataattaaaaatcgtTTACGTTGTTCTCTTGGAAATGAACACTTGGAAGCATTTCTCCTTATGAcagttgaaaaagaaattttagacgAAATTGAATTTGAAGACATACTTGAAATAGTAAAGAGTTCATCACCGTTAATGTCTAAGCTGTtgtcaaaataa
- the LOC136089832 gene encoding uncharacterized protein LOC136089832, translating into MRRQSLALRTPEQTSLSRCTSFNKTNVGAFFSNLEGVINRFNLQAQDIFNLDETGLTSVHKPVKVLALKGQKQVGQATSAERGVLVTACCIVRATGTAIPPYLLFPRVFFKEHMIKGAPVGTKGAATKSGWMISDIFIDVLKHFVDHVRPTTDSPKLILLDNHESHLSIAALNYAKTNGIMLLTFPPHCSHKLQPLDVSVFGPLKKHYNRACNDWMTNHPATPITIYDIGELLGTAFPLAFTPRNISQGFKAAGIYPFDSQIFTEEDFLAATVTDRPDPTVSDTTIESTTLPSTSVSTTIEIPTSLTDCQLISPEQIRPFPKAGMRKNNRKPKQKGKSAVLTNTPVKRQLEEAAQMRANKSKPKSIAPRKEKRKILIESSDEGSSEEEYADSSLDISELSSGEDTDDFNQPITVDDFVLAMVHGAKKKSSRHYIAKIISKTQDGFSVKWLKNQNRTTKFYITDEELTFVPSSNIVRKLPTPLFHGETGRFANLYSFQFDFSNYSIVM; encoded by the coding sequence ATGAGGCGACAGAGTTTGGCGCTAAGAACCCCCGAACAAACTAGTCTTAGCCGTTGCACTAGTTTCAATAAAACTAATGTTGgagcatttttttcaaatttagaagGTGTTATTAACCGATTTAATCTACAAGCACAAGACATTTTTAACTTAGATGAGACTGGTCTCACAAGTGTACATAAACCAGTAAAAGTTTTGGCTTTAAAGGGGCAAAAGCAAGTTGGCCAGGCAACATCAGCTGAACGAGGTGTCTTGGTTACAGCATGTTGTATTGTTAGAGCTACAGGAACTGCAATACCTCCATATTTGCTGTTTCCCAGAGTGTTTTTTAAGGAACACATGATTAAAGGCGCACCTGTTGGAACAAAAGGTGCAGCAACAAAATCTGGATGGATgatttcagatatttttattgatgtccTCAAACATTTTGTCGATCACGTAAGACCTACAACAGACAGTCCAAAGTTGATATTATTAGACAACCACGAGAGCCACTTAAGTATTGCTGCGTTGAATTATGCAAAGACTAATGGCATAATGTTGCTGACCTTCCCTCCGCACTGCAGCCATAAGTTGCAGCCTCTGGATGTGAGCGTATTCGGTCCCTTAAAAAAACACTACAACAGAGCCTGCAATGATTGGATGACAAACCATCCTGCGACTCCAATCACAATTTATGACATAGGAGAATTACTGGGGACTGCTTTTCCGTTAGCATTTACGCCAAGGAATATTTCCCAAGGGTTCAAAGCAGCAGGAATCTATCCATTTGATTCCCAAATATTTACAGAGGAAGATTTTTTAGCTGCAACAGTTACAGATAGACCAGATCCAACTGTTTCAGATACAACCATTGAATCGACAACACTACCCTCAACATCAGTATCAACCACTATAGAAATACCAACCTCACTAACTGACTGTCAACTTATTTCTCCGGAACAAATACGACCATTCCCTAAAGCCGGAATGcgtaaaaataacagaaaaccAAAGCAGAAAGGAAAGTCTGCTGTTTTAACGAATACTCCAGTCAAACGGCAATTGGAAGAAGCTGCACAAATGCGTGCAAATAAATCTAAGCCTAAGTCCATTGCCCCAAGAAAAGAAAAGCGTAAAATATTAATAGAGTCCAGTGATGAAGGATCATCAGAAGAAGAGTATGCCGATTCTTCATTGGATATTTCAGAATTATCTTCTGGAGAAGATACGGATGATTTTAACCAGCCCATAACCGTCGATGATTTCGTGCTTGCTATGGTGCACGGAGCTAAGAAAAAGTCTAGCAGGCACTATATTGCCAAAATAATTTCGAAAACGCAAGATGGTTTTAGCGTTAAGTGgctgaaaaatcaaaataggacaacaaaattttatattacagATGAGGAGCTGACCTTCGTTCCTTCATCCAATATTGTTCGAAAATTGCCAACTCCTCTATTTCACGGAGAAACGGGACGATTCGCCAATTTATATTCCTTTCAATTCGATTTTTCCAATTATTCCATTGTTATGTAA